The Candidatus Acidiferrales bacterium genome window below encodes:
- a CDS encoding ABC transporter permease — protein MQTLWQDIRYGLRMLGKSPAFTAIAVLTLALGIGANTAIFSFTDQVLLRMLPVPNPQQLVVLRSPGPNPGRTSSDMTDGAQSFSYPMYKDLRDRSSVFSGLLTCFGVDVNVSGHGSTQSANGELVSGNFFQTLDVAPALGRVFDANDETEPGANPVAVLSYGYWTRKFGADPSILDKPLTVNGTALTVVGVARKGFDGVQFGSLPDIFIPITMLNQMAPTSGLDLGKRTDHFVAVLGRLKPGVSRAQAQASLEPVYAPLLEEDAKLLKLSDKSPRTKQFLEKPLQLTDGAGGRQVVQPGAEEPLLVLLGMVALVLLIACANLASLLVARGEARQREIAIRLALGAGRARLLQQLLTESLLIGVAGGVAGLAFASWCLNTMVSAIPSDAGMTGLTAQLDPRVLWFAAGITIVTSVLFGLAPALRATRVNLQTTLKDQGSSVSEGRTNIRLRKVLIVAQVALTAVLLAGAGLLARTLTNLEHANLGVRTDNILQFSVEPDLNGDKPPQTLALGQQARQAIAALPGVRSVTISEQQIFANDDNSSNITPEGYTVGPDENTNVFWAYISPNYFSTMGIPLVAGREFTDADTTASHKVIIINQTLAKRFFAGRNPVGMHIARGGGSSVHPDMEIVGVVADSKWDGPRANIVPFMYQPYTQEPQLGALTFYVRTERDPGQMAATLRSTIGRLDANLPINNMRTLTAQISDEMFNDRLVAILSISMALLAALLAALGLYGVLAYVVARRTREIGIRMALGGQRSDILRLVLGQGAWLTLIGGAIGIVAALAGTHWMASMLYGVNTADPLTFIGVVVLLAAVSGAACYVPARRAVRVDPMVALRYE, from the coding sequence ATGCAAACGCTCTGGCAGGACATACGCTACGGACTGCGAATGCTGGGAAAATCGCCGGCTTTCACCGCGATTGCGGTGCTGACGCTGGCGCTGGGCATCGGCGCGAACACAGCGATTTTCTCGTTCACGGATCAGGTGCTGTTGCGGATGCTGCCTGTGCCCAATCCGCAGCAACTGGTCGTGCTGCGGTCGCCGGGGCCGAATCCCGGACGCACTTCTAGCGACATGACCGATGGCGCGCAGTCGTTCTCCTACCCGATGTACAAAGATTTGCGTGACCGCAGTTCTGTTTTTTCCGGCCTGCTCACATGCTTTGGAGTGGACGTGAATGTTTCCGGTCACGGCTCGACGCAGAGCGCAAACGGCGAACTGGTGAGCGGCAACTTCTTTCAGACGCTCGATGTGGCACCGGCACTGGGGCGCGTCTTTGATGCAAACGACGAAACGGAACCAGGCGCGAATCCCGTGGCCGTCCTGAGTTACGGCTACTGGACGCGAAAGTTCGGCGCGGATCCATCAATTCTGGACAAGCCGCTCACGGTGAATGGAACGGCGCTAACCGTGGTTGGCGTGGCGCGCAAGGGCTTCGACGGCGTACAGTTCGGCTCGCTGCCGGACATTTTCATTCCCATCACCATGCTGAACCAGATGGCGCCGACGAGCGGACTGGATCTCGGCAAGCGCACGGATCATTTCGTCGCGGTTCTCGGCCGGCTGAAGCCCGGGGTCTCGCGCGCACAAGCGCAGGCGTCGCTCGAGCCGGTTTATGCGCCGCTGCTCGAAGAGGACGCGAAGCTGCTGAAGCTATCGGACAAAAGCCCGCGAACGAAACAGTTTCTGGAGAAGCCGCTGCAGCTGACAGACGGCGCGGGCGGCCGACAGGTCGTGCAGCCGGGAGCCGAAGAGCCGCTGTTGGTTCTGCTTGGCATGGTTGCGCTGGTGCTGCTGATTGCGTGCGCAAATCTGGCAAGTTTGCTCGTGGCGCGCGGAGAAGCGCGGCAGCGGGAAATTGCGATACGCCTTGCGCTGGGCGCGGGACGCGCCAGGCTGCTGCAGCAATTGCTCACGGAGAGTCTGCTGATTGGCGTGGCGGGCGGAGTGGCGGGACTGGCGTTTGCGTCGTGGTGCCTGAATACAATGGTGAGCGCGATTCCATCAGACGCGGGGATGACGGGGCTGACTGCGCAACTGGATCCGCGCGTGCTGTGGTTCGCCGCGGGAATCACCATTGTGACCAGCGTGCTATTTGGCCTGGCGCCGGCGCTGCGCGCCACGCGCGTGAATCTGCAGACCACGCTGAAGGATCAAGGATCGAGCGTCTCCGAAGGCCGCACGAATATTCGCCTGCGGAAAGTTCTAATTGTCGCGCAAGTGGCGCTCACGGCGGTGCTTCTCGCCGGCGCGGGATTGCTGGCGCGGACGCTGACGAACCTGGAGCACGCCAATCTTGGCGTGAGAACAGATAACATCCTGCAATTTTCCGTAGAGCCGGATTTGAATGGCGATAAACCGCCGCAAACGCTGGCCCTTGGACAGCAGGCACGGCAGGCAATTGCGGCGCTGCCCGGCGTGCGCTCGGTGACCATCTCCGAGCAACAGATCTTCGCGAACGACGACAACAGCTCGAACATCACGCCCGAAGGCTACACGGTGGGCCCTGATGAAAACACGAATGTGTTCTGGGCTTATATCAGTCCCAATTATTTCTCGACAATGGGGATTCCGCTGGTTGCGGGCCGCGAATTCACGGACGCAGACACGACGGCGAGCCACAAGGTAATCATCATCAATCAGACGCTGGCGAAGCGCTTCTTTGCCGGGCGCAATCCCGTGGGAATGCACATCGCCCGCGGCGGGGGCAGCAGCGTTCATCCGGACATGGAGATTGTCGGCGTAGTGGCGGACAGCAAATGGGACGGGCCGCGCGCCAATATAGTGCCGTTCATGTACCAGCCGTATACGCAGGAACCGCAGCTCGGCGCGCTGACGTTTTATGTGCGCACAGAGCGCGATCCAGGGCAAATGGCGGCGACGCTGCGCTCAACCATCGGGCGGCTGGATGCGAATTTGCCGATCAACAACATGAGGACGCTAACGGCGCAGATCAGCGACGAAATGTTTAACGACCGGCTGGTGGCGATTCTTTCGATTTCGATGGCATTGCTGGCCGCGCTGCTGGCGGCTCTGGGGCTTTACGGCGTGCTGGCGTATGTGGTGGCGCGGCGGACGCGCGAGATTGGAATTCGCATGGCGCTCGGCGGGCAGCGCAGCGATATTTTGCGGCTCGTGTTGGGGCAGGGTGCGTGGCTGACGCTGATCGGCGGCGCGATTGGAATCGTCGCGGCGCTGGCGGGCACGCATTGGATGGCCAGCATGCTTTACGGCGTGAACACGGCCGATCCTCTGACGTTCATCGGCGTCGTCGTGTTGCTGGCGGCTGTGTCCGGCGCGGCGTGCTACGTCCCCGCGCGGCGAGCGGTGCGCGTGGACCCAATGGTGGCGCTGCGGTACGAATAA
- a CDS encoding PadR family transcriptional regulator yields MTTPQSQAQILPGTLDLLILKAVSLGPLHGYGVLLRIEQISRRALLIEQGALYPALFRLVHQGLLRANWGTSENNRRAKFYELTAAGRKRLREEADGWNRLVAAIASALGAQPEEV; encoded by the coding sequence ATGACCACTCCGCAAAGCCAGGCGCAGATTCTTCCCGGGACGCTCGATCTCCTTATTTTAAAAGCCGTCTCGCTCGGACCGTTGCATGGCTATGGCGTTCTTTTGCGCATCGAACAGATTTCGCGGCGTGCGCTGCTGATCGAACAAGGAGCGCTCTATCCGGCTCTGTTTCGCCTGGTGCATCAGGGATTGCTCAGGGCGAACTGGGGTACATCGGAAAACAACCGGCGGGCCAAGTTTTATGAGCTGACCGCGGCGGGACGCAAGCGCCTGCGGGAAGAAGCCGACGGATGGAATCGCCTTGTCGCCGCGATTGCGTCCGCTCTTGGCGCGCAGCCGGAGGAAGTATGA
- a CDS encoding APC family permease — protein MPGESPQPPFPSAPEIGLRRTLGLWDLILYGIIIIQPVAPMPSFGVVSDAARGHVVTAILIAMVAMLFTAISYGRMARAYPSAGSAFTYVGREIHPALGYITGWGMVMDYILNPLICTIWCSKAAQNFDAHVPYFAWAIFFAALFTWLNLRGVETSARINAFLAAGMGIVIMIFVFKAIHYIFRLPHQGSGFFTHPFYDPNTFSSSALFRGTSIAVLTYIGFDGISTLSEEVKNPRRNVLLATVLVCVITGALASVEVYLAQLVWPASQPFPDVDTAFVHVSGRVGGIFLFGLVNLTLLVANIGSGMGSHLGAARLLYGMGRSDALPRKFFGAIESKNRVPRNNVLLVGAIALVGAFLMSYELGAEMLNFGALIAFMGVNAAAFMRYYVREEKKLWTNLFPPVLGFLICLFIWLHLGRPAKIAGGIWMAAGIAYGVAKTRGFRRGLVRFDFPTDDA, from the coding sequence ATGCCCGGCGAATCTCCGCAACCGCCCTTCCCGAGTGCGCCTGAAATTGGCCTGCGGCGAACGCTCGGACTTTGGGATTTAATCCTTTACGGAATCATCATCATCCAACCCGTGGCCCCTATGCCGTCGTTTGGCGTGGTGAGCGATGCGGCCCGCGGACACGTCGTCACAGCCATCCTGATCGCCATGGTGGCCATGCTTTTTACGGCGATCAGTTACGGGCGCATGGCGCGCGCCTATCCCAGCGCAGGCTCGGCATTCACCTACGTCGGCCGCGAGATTCATCCCGCATTGGGATACATCACGGGATGGGGCATGGTGATGGATTACATTCTGAACCCGCTGATCTGCACCATCTGGTGCAGCAAGGCAGCTCAAAATTTTGATGCACACGTACCCTATTTCGCCTGGGCGATTTTCTTCGCGGCCCTTTTCACCTGGCTGAATCTGCGAGGCGTGGAAACCTCCGCGCGGATCAATGCATTTCTCGCCGCAGGAATGGGGATCGTGATCATGATTTTCGTATTTAAAGCGATTCATTACATCTTTCGACTGCCTCATCAAGGCTCTGGGTTTTTCACACACCCGTTTTATGACCCAAACACATTTTCATCTTCAGCACTTTTTCGCGGGACATCGATCGCGGTGCTGACGTACATCGGCTTTGACGGAATCTCCACGCTCTCCGAAGAAGTAAAGAACCCGCGGCGGAACGTTCTGCTCGCAACGGTGCTCGTCTGTGTGATCACGGGGGCGCTGGCATCTGTGGAAGTTTATCTGGCGCAGCTTGTGTGGCCGGCATCGCAGCCGTTTCCCGATGTGGACACTGCATTCGTTCATGTTTCGGGGCGCGTCGGCGGCATTTTTCTCTTCGGTCTGGTGAATCTGACGCTCCTGGTGGCCAATATCGGCTCTGGGATGGGCTCGCATCTTGGCGCAGCGCGGCTGCTCTATGGAATGGGGCGCAGTGATGCGTTGCCGCGAAAATTCTTTGGCGCGATCGAGTCCAAAAATCGCGTTCCCCGAAATAATGTACTGCTCGTTGGAGCCATCGCGCTCGTCGGGGCGTTCTTGATGAGCTACGAATTGGGCGCGGAGATGCTGAACTTCGGGGCATTGATCGCTTTTATGGGAGTAAATGCGGCTGCATTCATGCGTTATTACGTTCGCGAAGAAAAAAAGCTTTGGACCAATCTGTTTCCGCCAGTTCTAGGATTTTTGATTTGCCTCTTCATTTGGCTGCACCTCGGACGGCCGGCAAAAATAGCCGGAGGAATTTGGATGGCCGCTGGCATCGCATACGGAGTGGCAAAAACGAGAGGATTCCGGCGCGGGTTGGTGCGCTTCGATTTTCCGACCGATGATGCCTGA
- a CDS encoding CGNR zinc finger domain-containing protein has translation MKERFQLVAGDVALDFVNTLDNRYAPDRLTDLLANYEAFLKFAVQTGMIAERRARKLLQKTDAGERGRILERVIELREAMYFLFRSIAVRQSPKRECLETFNRFLAGTCVPEAIVWGKRQFTRQHGKSDETSNELLWPIIDAAANLLTSQDRNRIRECSDEKCRWLFVDRSKNHSRRWCDMRVCGNRAKVRRFHARRRNTG, from the coding sequence ATGAAAGAGCGATTTCAACTCGTTGCGGGCGACGTGGCTCTCGATTTCGTAAACACTCTGGACAATCGTTACGCTCCCGATCGCCTCACTGATCTTTTGGCGAATTATGAAGCGTTCCTGAAATTCGCGGTGCAAACGGGGATGATTGCGGAACGCCGGGCGCGCAAGCTGCTGCAGAAGACGGACGCGGGAGAAAGGGGGCGCATTCTCGAACGTGTGATCGAGCTTCGCGAGGCGATGTACTTTCTGTTTCGATCGATTGCCGTCCGCCAATCCCCCAAGCGAGAGTGCCTAGAGACATTCAACCGTTTTCTGGCAGGAACATGCGTCCCGGAAGCTATCGTTTGGGGCAAGAGGCAATTCACGCGCCAGCATGGCAAATCCGACGAGACCAGCAATGAGCTGCTCTGGCCGATCATTGATGCAGCGGCCAATTTGCTGACGTCGCAGGACCGGAATCGCATTCGCGAGTGCAGCGATGAAAAATGCCGATGGTTGTTTGTGGACCGAAGCAAGAATCATTCCCGGCGATGGTGCGATATGCGTGTTTGCGGCAATCGCGCAAAGGTTCGGCGGTTCCATGCCCGGCGACGGAACACGGGGTAA
- a CDS encoding glycoside hydrolase family 2 protein: MPSTVLAALVADKTYPDPYFGMNLRKIPGTTYPIGTIFAKQAMPKDSPFACSWWYRKEFSLPKELGKQRIWLHFDGINYRANVWINGSKVADASDVVGSYRTYDFDVTKFVGAGEENAVAVETFAPTENDLAMNWVDWNPAPPDKDMGLWDAAYLTTSGAVTVRYPEVVTHFTDASLKQANLSVIAEVANASDRTVSTKVEAAFDGIHVAQAVALRPGENRTVTFTPDQFPQLRISNPKVWWPHGLGPQALHTLTMRAVVGGIASDEQQSRFGIREITSELNKENYRLFRINGRKILIRGGGWAPDMLLRESQERLEAQFDYVREMGLNTIRLEGKLEPEDFFDLADERGVLVMAGWCCCSIWEEWSRWKPHDLEIATAQLRDQIMRLRGHASLLVWLNGSDEAPPEDVERAYENVLQAERWPNPQLSAASEKRTVVSGVSGTKMTGPYDYVPPSYWLEDKSNGGAYGFNTETSPGPAPVVEESLRKMMPASEIWPPNQYWSFHAASGRFQNLAAFDDAMKQMYGAPKNLDDYEKRAQAMTYEGERAMFEAYARNKYESTGVIQWMLNNAWPSLYWHLYDYYLQPSGGYFGAKKANELVHIQYSYDDRSVVVVNSLYRPLPGLKVTAQVFDWNLKPIFSRGTAINAASDSSTKIFMIPEFPQAAQPAVYFVKLTLRDSAEKLLSSNFYWLSSKPAEFNWFWTSYERTELYSYADLTELEQLPQIKLDVGAKSETIDSGPAVQVQLTNPSTHLAFQVRLKVSDKDGREVLPVFWDDNYLELMPGESRTIRARYPSWVTLKSGMQVRASGWNVDTVKVFLSSAPSKSTEPAKATR, encoded by the coding sequence GTGCCTTCAACCGTCCTTGCCGCGCTGGTGGCTGACAAGACCTATCCCGATCCTTACTTCGGAATGAACCTGCGAAAAATTCCCGGCACAACCTATCCCATCGGAACAATTTTTGCGAAACAGGCGATGCCGAAAGATAGTCCTTTCGCCTGTTCCTGGTGGTATCGGAAGGAATTCAGCCTGCCGAAGGAACTGGGAAAACAGCGAATCTGGCTGCATTTTGACGGAATCAACTACCGCGCTAATGTTTGGATCAATGGGTCGAAGGTTGCCGATGCCAGCGATGTCGTTGGCTCGTACCGGACTTACGATTTCGATGTTACAAAATTCGTAGGCGCAGGCGAAGAAAACGCAGTCGCCGTAGAAACGTTTGCCCCGACCGAGAACGACCTGGCGATGAACTGGGTCGATTGGAACCCTGCGCCGCCGGATAAGGACATGGGGCTGTGGGACGCGGCGTACTTGACAACGAGCGGCGCTGTGACGGTTCGATATCCCGAAGTTGTCACGCATTTCACTGACGCCTCGCTTAAGCAAGCAAACTTGAGCGTAATCGCCGAGGTCGCAAATGCCTCCGATAGAACTGTGAGCACAAAGGTAGAAGCGGCATTCGACGGCATCCATGTTGCACAAGCTGTTGCTCTCCGGCCTGGCGAAAACCGTACGGTCACGTTTACACCGGACCAATTTCCGCAGCTGCGTATCTCCAATCCGAAGGTTTGGTGGCCGCATGGGCTCGGGCCGCAAGCGCTGCACACGCTGACGATGCGCGCGGTGGTCGGCGGAATCGCATCCGATGAACAGCAGAGCCGCTTTGGAATTCGCGAGATAACATCCGAGCTAAACAAAGAAAACTATCGCCTCTTCCGCATCAACGGCCGCAAGATCCTGATTCGCGGCGGAGGCTGGGCGCCGGATATGCTGTTGCGCGAATCGCAGGAACGATTGGAAGCGCAATTTGACTACGTGCGTGAAATGGGACTGAACACCATTCGTCTGGAGGGAAAGCTCGAGCCGGAAGATTTTTTTGACTTGGCGGATGAGCGCGGCGTCCTCGTGATGGCTGGCTGGTGTTGCTGCAGCATTTGGGAAGAGTGGAGCCGATGGAAGCCGCACGACCTCGAGATTGCGACGGCGCAATTGCGCGACCAGATTATGCGTCTGCGAGGACATGCGAGTTTGCTCGTGTGGCTCAACGGGAGCGACGAGGCGCCACCAGAGGACGTGGAGCGTGCTTACGAAAATGTCCTCCAAGCGGAGCGCTGGCCGAATCCGCAGCTTTCTGCCGCATCAGAAAAGCGGACCGTCGTCTCCGGTGTTTCAGGAACAAAGATGACCGGCCCATATGACTACGTCCCTCCCTCCTATTGGCTGGAAGACAAGAGCAACGGCGGGGCCTACGGATTCAATACAGAGACCAGCCCTGGGCCGGCTCCCGTGGTCGAGGAGAGCTTGCGAAAAATGATGCCGGCAAGCGAAATTTGGCCACCGAATCAATATTGGAGTTTTCATGCGGCCTCGGGACGGTTTCAAAATCTGGCGGCATTTGACGACGCGATGAAGCAGATGTACGGCGCTCCAAAAAATCTGGACGATTATGAGAAAAGGGCCCAGGCAATGACGTACGAAGGCGAACGCGCGATGTTCGAAGCATACGCACGCAACAAGTACGAGTCTACCGGCGTAATTCAATGGATGTTGAACAACGCGTGGCCCTCGCTGTACTGGCATCTCTACGATTATTATTTGCAGCCGTCGGGGGGCTATTTCGGCGCAAAAAAAGCGAATGAGCTGGTTCACATTCAATATTCCTACGACGATCGCAGCGTCGTGGTCGTGAACAGTCTATACCGGCCGTTGCCGGGGCTGAAAGTGACTGCGCAAGTCTTCGATTGGAACTTGAAGCCAATTTTCTCGCGCGGCACGGCGATCAATGCGGCTTCCGACAGCAGCACGAAAATATTCATGATTCCGGAATTCCCGCAGGCCGCTCAGCCAGCGGTCTATTTTGTAAAGTTGACGCTGCGCGATTCGGCGGAAAAACTGTTGAGCTCCAATTTCTACTGGCTTTCGAGCAAGCCGGCGGAGTTCAACTGGTTTTGGACCAGCTATGAGCGAACGGAACTTTATTCGTACGCGGATCTGACCGAACTGGAGCAATTGCCGCAGATCAAACTCGATGTAGGCGCAAAAAGCGAGACGATTGATTCCGGTCCGGCGGTGCAGGTGCAGCTGACCAATCCAAGCACGCACCTTGCCTTTCAGGTTCGCCTCAAGGTGAGCGACAAAGACGGCCGTGAAGTCCTGCCGGTCTTCTGGGACGATAACTATTTGGAATTGATGCCCGGAGAATCACGAACGATTAGGGCGCGCTATCCTTCGTGGGTGACGTTGAAGAGCGGCATGCAAGTGCGCGCAAGCGGATGGAATGTAGATACAGTTAAAGTCTTCCTGTCCTCTGCTCCGAGCAAAAGCACAGAGCCTGCGAAAGCCACGCGCTGA
- a CDS encoding ABC transporter permease: protein MNLLGVLRTFAANVMHNSHIDDEMDEELRSHLENRTEDLERSGLSHAEAARRARMEFGGYQKFKEECREAASVHFFDTLLQDIRYGLRTLRKSPGFTAVAVLTLALGIGASTAVFSLVNAVLLKPLPFPHAEQIVFPWRLPRKGLNLGFDIYPWGRVDFLFFAQETKTFEDLGAFLSGTFDLTGSGDPVQLNGLRASAGFFPSLGVSPALGRTFTDEEDRPGNEHVVILSDALWRERFGGDQSILGRAIELNGAAYTVIGVMPPGFAFPRANEMPDSFTFAPQVQLWVPLALNRGPKILNESDELAVIGRLKPGVTISQAQADMDVMGKRLERDRKNGQGWFRSNVTPLARQVAGDTRQPLLLILAAVGVVVLIACSNVASLLLTRSLNRKREMTVRAALGARASRLIRQLLTESVVLAGMGGVLGILLAKLAIYFVKIFGPSSIPRLNEASLDIRVFLFALGVTLLTGILFGLAPALGAARQNLVESLKDGGRRSGSSRASQNARNSLLVSQIALALVLVIATGLLTRTFYRLLKVDPGFQTEHALTFQLTLPASKYPDQAHIVSVYRQVLHHLQGLPGVEAAGVTETVPMDGVTESTAIRFSDRPRANGPETPMANYTMVSPGYFAAAGTPILRGRGFLESDTANSMPVSVISEALARKYWPGQDPIGKRIAPRSLSFPEETIVGIAADVKRLSLRESPPPEMYVPYTQKIWPSLLEMNVVVRTVQDPASLTASLPAAVHSVDPDLPIANLRTLNSIVEDSMTVPRFAMLLLGAFGGLALVLAAVGMYGVISYNVTQRTQEIGIRMALGAQRGSVFQMVLGQGARLAAFGIAIGLAAAFAATRLMRSFLYGVDSGDPLTFAAVALLLALVALLACYIPARRAMRVDPMVALRYE from the coding sequence ATGAACCTCCTTGGCGTGCTGCGCACATTTGCGGCGAATGTGATGCACAACTCGCACATCGACGATGAAATGGATGAAGAACTCCGCTCGCATCTTGAAAATCGCACAGAGGACCTCGAACGCTCGGGACTTTCCCACGCCGAAGCGGCGCGGCGCGCGCGAATGGAATTCGGCGGCTATCAGAAATTCAAGGAAGAATGCCGCGAAGCCGCCAGCGTACATTTTTTCGATACGCTGCTGCAGGATATTCGCTATGGCCTGCGCACACTGCGCAAGTCGCCGGGCTTTACGGCCGTCGCCGTCCTCACGCTGGCTCTGGGCATTGGAGCGAGCACCGCGGTTTTCAGCCTGGTCAACGCCGTCCTTCTCAAACCACTTCCCTTCCCGCATGCGGAGCAAATCGTTTTTCCGTGGCGCCTGCCGCGGAAAGGATTGAATCTCGGCTTCGACATATATCCGTGGGGCCGCGTCGATTTTCTGTTTTTCGCACAAGAAACAAAAACCTTTGAGGATCTCGGCGCATTCCTCAGCGGCACCTTTGATTTAACAGGCTCTGGCGATCCGGTGCAACTCAATGGGCTGCGCGCTTCGGCGGGATTCTTCCCATCCCTTGGCGTCTCGCCAGCACTGGGGCGGACATTCACAGACGAAGAAGATCGCCCGGGCAACGAACACGTAGTGATTCTGAGCGACGCCCTGTGGCGAGAAAGATTCGGCGGCGATCAAAGCATTTTGGGGCGCGCGATTGAATTGAATGGCGCGGCATATACGGTGATCGGCGTGATGCCGCCCGGTTTTGCCTTTCCGCGCGCGAATGAAATGCCAGATAGTTTCACGTTCGCTCCCCAAGTGCAGTTGTGGGTGCCGCTGGCGCTCAATCGGGGCCCAAAGATCCTGAATGAATCGGATGAGCTGGCCGTCATCGGGCGATTGAAACCCGGCGTCACGATCTCACAGGCACAGGCGGATATGGACGTGATGGGCAAGCGGTTGGAACGCGATCGGAAAAATGGACAGGGTTGGTTTCGGTCGAATGTAACGCCGCTGGCACGTCAAGTGGCCGGGGACACGCGGCAGCCGCTGCTGCTGATTCTCGCTGCTGTCGGGGTGGTCGTATTGATCGCTTGCTCGAATGTGGCGAGCTTGTTGCTGACGCGTTCCTTGAATCGCAAACGAGAAATGACCGTGCGAGCTGCGCTGGGAGCCCGAGCGTCCCGGTTGATTCGCCAATTGTTGACGGAAAGCGTTGTCCTGGCCGGCATGGGAGGCGTGCTGGGAATCCTGCTTGCCAAATTGGCGATTTATTTCGTGAAGATTTTTGGGCCATCCAGCATCCCGCGGCTCAATGAAGCGAGCCTCGACATTCGTGTTTTCCTTTTTGCGCTCGGCGTTACGCTGCTGACAGGCATCCTTTTTGGCCTGGCTCCAGCCCTCGGCGCGGCGCGCCAAAATTTGGTCGAATCGCTCAAGGATGGCGGCCGCCGATCCGGCTCCAGCCGCGCATCGCAGAACGCGCGCAATTCCCTTCTCGTGTCGCAAATCGCGCTGGCGCTGGTTCTGGTGATTGCCACGGGATTGCTCACGCGAACGTTCTACCGTCTGCTCAAAGTGGATCCCGGATTTCAGACAGAGCACGCTCTTACGTTCCAGCTTACGCTGCCAGCGTCGAAGTATCCCGACCAGGCTCACATTGTCTCGGTGTACCGGCAAGTGCTCCATCATCTTCAGGGGTTGCCGGGCGTTGAGGCTGCGGGCGTGACGGAAACTGTTCCTATGGACGGCGTAACTGAGTCGACGGCGATCCGCTTCTCCGACCGGCCGCGAGCGAATGGACCGGAAACTCCCATGGCTAATTACACGATGGTATCTCCCGGCTATTTTGCAGCGGCGGGGACGCCGATTCTTCGCGGCCGGGGATTTCTCGAGTCGGATACCGCGAATTCCATGCCCGTTTCGGTCATCAGCGAAGCGCTAGCCAGAAAGTATTGGCCCGGGCAAGACCCCATCGGCAAACGGATCGCGCCGCGTTCGCTATCATTTCCTGAAGAGACAATCGTTGGAATCGCGGCAGATGTGAAACGCCTATCTCTGCGCGAGTCTCCTCCTCCAGAAATGTACGTGCCCTACACGCAGAAAATCTGGCCCTCGCTGCTGGAAATGAATGTTGTGGTGCGAACGGTGCAAGATCCGGCATCTCTTACCGCTAGTTTGCCTGCTGCGGTTCATTCCGTAGACCCCGATCTGCCGATCGCCAACCTCAGGACATTGAACAGCATTGTGGAGGATTCGATGACTGTGCCGCGCTTCGCCATGCTGCTGCTGGGAGCCTTCGGGGGCCTCGCGCTGGTGCTTGCGGCAGTGGGAATGTACGGCGTGATTTCCTACAACGTGACGCAACGCACACAGGAGATCGGCATTCGCATGGCGCTGGGAGCGCAGCGAGGCAGCGTCTTTCAAATGGTTCTTGGGCAGGGCGCGCGGCTCGCTGCTTTTGGGATCGCAATCGGTCTCGCCGCCGCATTCGCGGCGACGCGTTTGATGCGCAGCTTCTTGTATGGTGTGGATTCAGGCGATCCGCTTACGTTTGCTGCGGTCGCGCTCTTGTTGGCGCTCGTCGCGCTGCTTGCCTGCTACATCCCCGCGCGGCGGGCGATGCGCGTCGATCCAATGGTCGCGTTGCGCTACGAGTGA